The DNA window TGTGACTCATATGTTATCTTCTAAATTCACTGTATTCAAGGGAAGCGCAGATAAATATATTTCCTGTATTATGATGAATCAAAGTGTATGGACAAACTCAATTAAGACCTGTCTAAACTCCATGTAGTTGTTATCAGTACAACACTTACCACTACCAGGACTTGTGTTCTAAATGATCACGAATTTCCCAATCAAACTGCTAAAATTCACGAAATGGAACTGGAACTGACtgcaaatttttgaaatacaaagaGCAACAATAATTATTCGTTTCCCAAATTGAACAAACTGTTTTCACGAAAACTCCATACACAAATGCATGAAAcgaaagaaaataagaaaaagttgaaaatgtatatttgcCAATATATGAGTCAATTGAATTCTATCTAAGAAACTATAGATGACCGTACCACCTTCACCAATATTTTTGTTAGTAAGGTAGGATGAGAAATGGCACAAAAAATAGCAAACATTAATCAATACAATTTAGAAAACTAACAACTATTGGGTTTCGATTTTCCTACAACAATCAACTGAAGGTGATAATAATTAGGATTCAGTAGCAAAAGATTGCAAACATACTTCACAACCGACTTCAGAATTCAAACAAGTATCCAACAAAAACCTTCCACTGAATGTGCTTGAGATGGTGCAATCAAAATCTTATATAGAATATCCGAATGATGAATATGGGGATACAGTTTGTTGGGACCAGTTAGAAAATGCCTTAAAGTAAAATGTAGTAAACGGAATATATTGATTTATCTGATAATCTTGAGATAATAGATAAAAGAGATACCAAGGGACAGTCAAaacttattctttttttaaaagagaaaatgtCAACGACAAAGAAATTAGTAATTCTGACGTGACAAGACCTATGTGTAGCTCTTTTAGGTTTTAGGTAGTTCTGTATTAAATCAATGTATCgatcaaattgaaatacatccATCTACATGATATATACAATTCTAAGTATAGTGAAAATAGTTAAAACAGacgttttataaagtttttttttttacacaatgtGAAATTTGTTTTAGCAGGTTCAGTAATTATAAGTCAACCTCGGTTATAGAGATATCAGTGTATCTATCGAAAGGCTACAGCTAAAGATAAGCCTAGATGATGTATCTAACGATTCGAATCATTGCTGAGCCGTATACTACATGTAATACTATACATTATATGTTtctgttataaatttaaaaacatgttaaaaaaaaaaatttgatcaccAGAAATCAAATTCCACCTTATGCGTATTATCTTGTCGGCTGACATAGTCATTGAAAattagtttttcaaatattttttcaggaCCATTTTGCATGACATGTACAATAATGGCAATATGATAAACGCCGATTCGTATTCATAATCAAAAGGGTATTTATATTATGAGCTTTAACCTTTAACAAATCTTGCAAATAAAGTAAATATCCATGTTGTTAGTACCTGCTGGATTATggaatgtttgttttataaaattttccttGTTATAGATAACACCCCATGGAGAGCCTCTTGTATTTGGTATATAAGTTTTACTTTGTTTATCTTActccaaaatatttgttttatattccaATCGATATCAATGCATCTATGATTTATATCTACCATAAATCATACCCTGTGTTATGGTGATagattaaatttgaaatgtcaAGATTAACGATTTCAagtgttttcaaaactttgtttttattggGGAGCAGTTGATCGACAGGTAAGcatgataactatatatatttgtattccaATTGATTACATCATGGGGacaatttaaagacaaaaagaaagacattatatatacagatatagaCTTTTATAGTTACATAACCTACAACAAAAAAtcctcagtgacgctcgaataaataataaataaacagtttTTATCAATCATGAGGATTGATTATGAGTCATCATTATAATTTCAAGCAGTAAAAGCTAAACCATACGAGTGCCAAATACATcataaatattagaaataacTCTGTCAAATGATGAAATCTTAATGGAATGGTGTGGATTGTACACACTCTGTGGTTTAATGTTGGGAGGGCAAATATCAGTAATATTTTCCTTGTGACAAGAATTCTACGAACAAATAACGGTTATTTTAATGTGGTGTTTCTATATGTGaagatttatttatatgtattaagttataatcttggtaccttttATGACTATTAGTTTTGTAAGATATGATGACAGATGTAAAATTATGATTATCATTCACATTCAATAGTAAATAACACGTACATGCTTTCAATGAGTGTGCACAATAAAGTAGTAttcattaatttcttttttatgtagATCATTGTATCATTTTTACCTTGGACGGCCTTAGAAATTATATTTGGGTTATATTCTGTTTAAATATCACGGTATGCATGTCAAGATAAGAAAATGTttcacttaaataaaatatatttactatatAATGTTGTGTTAATAGTACCTGTTCCATTAAAATATAACCCTTTAAAGAATTGTATGGGTTGAGAATGAACTCTATATCGATTGTAACGTCTTAGGATAAGTGTACCCTATCATTCTTTACGACCAGAAGCAataatttttgttaataatctttgtttaaatctttattCCCCTTGAGGCCAAGGAGCAGTAGACTGACTCTGTCACAGATTTTGGTATACGTTTTGAACCAAGATCATATAGTTTTTAAGGTATAATCTATggagtaaaaataaaaaatcaagcgaatataaaaaatgttcgtCGTTTTTATGCGCTTTTTATACAAATGCGCAcctattttgaaatattatttcagaaaaatagggataaatgcattatattttcgattttcagaTACAGTCTAACGACCGTAAGAGTTCTAAGTTAAAAATAATCTGTGCCAAAACCCTTTTTACTGTAACTTTGCATTAATTGATTCTGATATATGTGTTCACGTGCGTCTTtgaattgtttcttttattaactTTATTCGTCTCTAATGTTCATTTGTTGGGGGAAAAGCTATTGAAACAATTTTCGCATAATATCTTAAAAGTTGTCTTTGGGGAGTGAAGAAATACCGTTTCCTGGTTCATACGATAGAGcttcatttaaaataagaacaaattgACATCATTTAAgcattttatgtaaaaatgacGATAAATTTAATTGGTATATCATGTTGccctatttttattgtaaaaaatgaaaacaacacgttattaatttctttcgGACGGACATCTTTTCTTGATATACCGTCATCATGAAAGCCCAAAGCCGAATAGTTAAAAGCCGAGTGTGTATAAGAACAGAAACAGTTGAAGACCTTTATGACCAAAAAGTTCCCCTTAACTGGCTAAAATCATTGAAGTCAACTTTGCTCTAGTGAGTtaaaaccttagtttctttataatttaaaaatttataaacggacagtcttagaagtttttttttataacaatgtataaatCATGTCATAACCGAAGCACTGACTACAGAGATTAAAATACACTCGGATACTGATAGCCAACCAGCAGAGATGTCGCCCGCGTGCTGtaagaaatgaaaacaacacgtcaTTAATTCAATGCGTCATAAACGCTTGTCATAATTTACCTTCAGTTTGGACGATTAAAgctgaatatttgaaaacatgGATGTTTGAAAGGGCATCAGCTACAAGATAGAGAAAAAGGAAATATGATTTTTGCTTGTTTATTCATTAATGAAAGTTAAATAGTCATATAGTGATATGATCTAGTGCATTAAACATCCAGTTTAGTTCAGTTACTATAAAATTTAGCAAAGAAACATCTTTAATTAATTATTCACttacaagtgaataattcgacctcactTAATCCGTAAACAGACAAAGATAAATTCAATTGATAGAGATCGCTatctatgtttatgtttatcaaaaagCCCGTCGGAATTCATCAGTGTTcacttttctttgtattttcaCATTTATGTTTGCTTTGTGGAAATCGCAGTAATAAATACACGCATTAGATTTCGAATATACAATACTATGAGTTCTATTTTCATTGTAgatataaaatgacaaacaaacgCATACTGTatgtaattatttgtttaaattcattgaTAACAATATGCGGGAATACACAGCACCGTCCATGCAGCTTTCTTCCAAGATGTAGATGCCGCTTAGAACACCACACAAATTTTGTTGAAGTCGACTGCTCACATCTACAGTTGAAAAGGAGTCCATCCGTTCCAAGTTATGTTATAAAGTTGATCATGAAACATAACCTCATTGATGAAATACCAAATGATATCTTTTCTAACAATACAATCCTTACAGAATTAGACTTGTCTGATAACAGGATTCATACACTAACAGAAATGTCGTTCAAAGGTCTTCAAAATTTACTTAATTTAAGCTTGCAAAACAATTATATGTCAAAAGGAAATATTTCGTTCGGTGCTAAAACGTTtacacatttgaaaaaattgaagtatttaaatttaaaaaataatttcgtcAAACACTACCAACCagatatttcacaacttgtatCACTTGAAAGTCTACATATTGACTTCATATCCAATGGAATTTCTTTCCTGAGCAAACAATATAGTAAACTGAAGAATCTTGCAATTCTCGATCTTTCTGGGTCATCTGGAAAATGTTCACtaccaattttgaataatgaatcCTTTCAGTTTATCCCTCAGGTCAAACATTTAGATATATCAACATGCAAGATTCAACAAATTCATAAAGGGACATTAACTGCTTTGAAAATTATGACGTTTTTGGACGTTTCGAATAATACGTGCATTAAATTCGAAGGATTTGAAAACATTACAAGTGATTTAAAATTCTCAAACATAAACATTCTTAAGGTTAGCTATCTTCACAAAATGGCAGATCTGACTACAGTCTTAAAAACGTCTCATATCAAGGGTTTACATAACACCTCCCTTCAAAATGTGTATGTCGACGGTAATCGTATACAAACTATAGAGAAAAACGCATTGACTTATCTTCCAAAATCACTTAAGTTGTTATCAGTTAGACAAAATCCTTTTAAGTTTGGTTACTATTTAGAGGATGTACTTCATCTATCAAATTTAGAAACTGCAGACATTTCAGACCTTTACCGTcataaaacaaacttttatcccgaaaaatgtttttttgattCAATATGCACATGCAAGGAAGACTATGTCAATGAACCTAGTTATATGGACCAAAGTCGAATCTTATCACGGTATGTCAAAGACAAGATTACAACAGGGGATATTCCAGATATATTTAGTCTAATTGAAATACCGATTCCAACaaatttgaaacatataaattacaGCTCTGGCAGTCTTGTAATGGATATACCTAAGTTAATgttttcaagaaataaattagAATCCATTGATATAAGTAATAACATACTACATTCATTAATTGGTCCTATCTTCAATTTGACGAGTCTAAAAACATTAAACGTGGCTAACAACTTCTGCagcaatatttcaaatatcttcTTTAGCactgattttaaaaaattagagcgtttaaactttcaaaataatttacttGGTTATGTTCTTCCTGATGATAACGagggtaaaatatttaataatttgaaatcGGTTACTGATCTCGTGctatctaaaaatagaattccAAATCTACCGGAGAACATATTCAAATTCCAAAGAAATCTGCAAAAACTTGATTTAAGTGACAATATTCTTACAGATATAACTTTTCGTGTATCAAACATGACACATTTAAAGGAATTAGATTTGAGCGGAAACAGAATAACAATTATCAGTGACCCTTTTACATTACAACTGGATTCTTTAGccagaaaacaaaacttttctgTCGATTTAAATGACAACTTGTTAGAGTGTAATTGTATATCGATTAAGTTCATTAAATGGATGACAACCACAAATGTACGTttcaagaatataaaaaaagtataagtGCATGTTATGGAATCGAACAATCGTTGCACTTCATAATCCAATGGAAACTTACAATGTATTAAAGAAACATTGCGCATCATATGAAAATTTAGAATTAGCCTTAGGTTTTGGAATTTTACTATTCCTTATAATTATTGTGGGAGCAGTCGTTTACAGATTCCGGTGGAAACTTCGTTacttatattatattgtaaaagtaaAGTATAGCAGCTTACATTCGGAAACTGAGGAAGAATATTCTTACATGTATGGAGCATTCGTATCTTATGCTGATGAAGATCGAATATTTGTTCACAATACTCTTCTGCAAAAATTGGAAGTTGAAAACGGAATTCAATTATGCTTACACAAGAGAAATTTCCTGCCCGGAAATGACATTGCTACAAATATCGCATCTGCGATTCATAACAGTCGCAAAACTTTAGTGATAATGTctcataactttttaaaatcatactGGTGCATGTTCGAATATAATATGGCTCGAATGGAAAACGTATACGAACGACGAGACGAAAACGTTGTTTTCTTAATGTTTTATGAACAAATGTCTCCTCGGGACCTTCCATTGAATGTGCTTGAGATGATTCAATCTAAGTCTTATATAGAATATCCAAATGATGAATATGGAGATACCGTTTTCTGGGACCAGCTAGTGAATgccttaaaataaaatatagtagacggaatatattgatttattgaAATCGTGTTAGCTTGTTCTATAATTAAAAGCCAACCTCTGTTATGGCGTGATCAACTGATCTATGAAAAAGATAGAGCTACAGTTAAGAGAATAAGCCTAGCTGTACAAATGCATGTCTtacaatttgaacaattttgagCTGTTTACTACCTGTAATTAAATGCACTTTGAATAATTGCTGAGCTGTATACTACCTGTAGTTATATGCACTATATGTGTCTTCTATAGATTTTAAATCGTGTTAATAATTATTATCTCACCAAAAATGAAACAGGCAATTAATGTCAAATGCTAACAGAATATAAATTATTCCAATGTATTTCGATAATTGATtgatatggtaaaaaaaatgttaccctATGATATCGATTTTGTGTTTACTTtgaaaatgacgtcacaactaTAACACTTAACGAAAAAGACCAACGTTTCTGTATTGGTGATCCTTTATCAAAAGATTCTGAAGTTAAAGTACGTTTGAATTCAAAAACATGACTTTTACGGACGTCATCCCTTATCGTTGAGCACATATTTGGCACATATACTCAGTAATTAACCTACTAAAATACTGGATCAAATATTTTGAGTACAAGTTCAGTACTCTGAATAAAGTTTGATGGTCGAAAGGTCAGGTGTGGATATCATTAGCTTATTATCGTTGAGTAGTTTTTACAGGTAAACACGGTATATAATATGGAAACTAAGTTTGATCTTCTAATGATACAGCTTTTAACAGGtaatatatctttataaaatacTATACCTAAAGTTACAAGAGTGCAAGAAAAGAGCAAAATATCCTTTGTCGCTTAGCAAATAAGGAATAACAATaatagacttatatctcgaatttgacttacacagtcatctcagtaccagaatgtATGACatacgagacgattttaattttgaaattataaatttccacTATAAtgttagtagcaatataccaacttcacctgcatatgggatacatatttcccaacttatccgatattcaagagcttgcatcTCAAACGTCTACTTtttaaaacgtcatcagtgtctgagtagaaagttgatgaaccacgGGTATTTGAAAGAACGTCTCATCCTTTTTCTagaaaagttcatcggaaggtaccaagaccttgttgataaatattccgtttaacttcacaaataatacatgatggtcttgattTATAGATTCTGcatactgatgttgtttatcatcttaacaacgtgttttattgttatttcatttgtctttgttctattattaatattatttttactgttgGACTTTTGTATGTGATATCCATTTAACGTGAACTCGGTACTTGAACATCCCGTCAATGAGTTtgcattgtttttcattttttgctggtgtgttttgtatatgcgacctTTTGTATTTCCTTGGTTCTTATAAGgtgactctgtacttttaaagatcccgtcagtataatattgttctattttatgtcattatgatatatttctattatgaatttcaaaatacgttgaaccacaaacgtcaaattattcaatcgcgtagtggaatgaACTATgtgtggattcttataaattctatatatcttttggactattttaaatctcactctatttctgaaattaattcttacatacttttgatttgttaACTCTGGACGCTAACAATGCCtatgtgaaatttttaaattgtttctatgcacaaaagtactgaacttagaggataATTTAATCGGAAAGTttataatcacatggcaaaatcaaattacaaatcACATCAAAAAAGattggacaagaactgtcatattcctgacttggtacaggcaacaGAAAAATAAGATGTAAAGGCCAAAATTGTAGCTTGCATCTTTCCACTGTATACATTAACATTCTTTTCAATCACAGTTGCATTATTTCAAAGTCTTAAAATCTTCACCGTACTCTTGATCGACTACTTCGGCGGAATTCTACATCAGCCACCTGTTcgtattttctaaaaaaaccGTCATTTTATTCAAACTGCACCGATTTTCTCCCCCAAACAGTTTGTATTCTTGTCATTTGTCATTATGCGGGTCTTTCAACATAGCTGAATACACAAATCCCATTTGCTGCCGTTAATTTAATATAGTGTTTACGGGgtttaaatgttatattgaaaataattgtgtTGCAAGAACTTAGTTTACTAAGTTAAACTCGAAATTCATCAGTAAAGTAAGGAAGGAATTATGAAATTACTCATTCGGTATTTGCGACAGTCACGTGTGATGTTAACTCT is part of the Mytilus trossulus isolate FHL-02 chromosome 13, PNRI_Mtr1.1.1.hap1, whole genome shotgun sequence genome and encodes:
- the LOC134694616 gene encoding toll-like receptor 4, which translates into the protein MLWNRTIVALHNPMETYNVLKKHCASYENLELALGFGILLFLIIIVGAVVYRFRWKLRYLYYIVKVKYSSLHSETEEEYSYMYGAFVSYADEDRIFVHNTLLQKLEVENGIQLCLHKRNFLPGNDIATNIASAIHNSRKTLVIMSHNFLKSYWCMFEYNMARMENVYERRDENVVFLMFYEQMSPRDLPLNVLEMIQSKSYIEYPNDEYGDTVFWDQLVNALK